A window of Streptomyces sp. Je 1-332 genomic DNA:
GACGATCAACAGAACCCAGGCCATGACGGCACCTCCGACACGTAGAGACGCGAGATCGCGTCACTTCAATGGGGGTGCGTCGTCTTTGCGGAAACCCGGTACGGCGCGTCTCGTCGGGGTCCTTAAAAGGTAGCAAACGCCACGCGTAAGGGGCTGGTGACGATGGTCACCAGCCCCTTACCGACTACTTCTGTACGGCTACAGATACAGGCCCGACGGCTACAGATACAGGCCCGTCGAATCCTCGGAGCCCTCGAACCGGTCGGCGGCCACGGCATGCAGATCACGCTCGCGCATCAGCACGTACGCCACACCCCGCACCTCCACCTCGGCCCGGTCCTCCGGGTCGTACAGCACCCGGTCACCCGGCTCCACCGCACGCACGTTCTGCCCGACGGCGACGACCTCGGCCCAGGCAAGACGCCTGCCGACAGCGGCGGTCGCGGGAATCAGGATGCCGCCGCCCGACTTGCGCTCACCCTCGGCGGAGTCCTGCCGCACGAGCACACGGTCGTGCAGCATCCG
This region includes:
- a CDS encoding co-chaperone GroES, which translates into the protein MLHDRVLVRQDSAEGERKSGGGILIPATAAVGRRLAWAEVVAVGQNVRAVEPGDRVLYDPEDRAEVEVRGVAYVLMRERDLHAVAADRFEGSEDSTGLYL